In Syntrophomonas wolfei subsp. wolfei str. Goettingen G311, a single window of DNA contains:
- a CDS encoding ABC transporter permease → MAANNNLFSKRDLYLIFTIVILGLFISYNAPEFMQQKNLSNILGNNSVYGIMAIGMTLILVTGNIDISVGAVFAITGIIAANFANYADIAGITTPLPVFAVSMLAGAVLGFINGYLVAKIKLPAIIITLGNMSIMRGLLLLLTGGAWVSSMPGWLTTLARSKYLGLYASTYLWLFTALLIFILLKCTVLGRNILAVGGNPTAAQRIGINLKKVYVFIFSVFGALTGLASTIYIANLGCAQPVAGMGYELTLIAASIIGGASIFGGKASILGTCLGVILLGIIANAMVLAHIPIYWQSLVTGLVIILAILFSYREERI, encoded by the coding sequence ATGGCTGCAAATAATAATTTATTTAGTAAACGTGATTTATATCTGATTTTTACCATAGTAATATTGGGATTATTTATTTCCTATAATGCACCTGAATTCATGCAGCAAAAAAACCTGTCCAATATACTGGGAAATAATTCTGTCTATGGAATAATGGCAATTGGCATGACTTTAATACTGGTTACAGGGAATATAGATATTTCCGTGGGTGCGGTATTTGCTATCACAGGTATAATTGCGGCCAACTTCGCCAATTATGCCGATATCGCGGGCATAACAACACCGCTCCCGGTTTTTGCTGTAAGCATGCTGGCAGGTGCAGTACTGGGCTTTATTAACGGCTATCTGGTGGCAAAAATTAAGTTGCCGGCCATTATTATAACCCTGGGTAACATGAGTATAATGCGGGGTTTACTACTGCTGCTGACCGGAGGTGCGTGGGTATCCAGCATGCCAGGATGGCTTACTACCCTGGCCAGAAGCAAATATCTTGGGTTATATGCATCTACATATTTATGGTTGTTCACTGCTTTGCTCATTTTTATTCTGCTTAAATGTACGGTGCTGGGACGCAATATCTTGGCTGTGGGCGGGAATCCAACCGCTGCACAACGAATCGGTATCAATCTGAAAAAGGTTTATGTTTTTATATTTTCGGTTTTTGGTGCCCTTACCGGTCTTGCCAGCACTATTTATATAGCCAATTTGGGATGTGCCCAGCCCGTTGCCGGTATGGGATACGAATTGACTTTGATCGCAGCAAGCATTATAGGAGGAGCCAGTATTTTTGGAGGCAAGGCTTCCATATTGGGGACTTGCCTGGGGGTTATTCTCCTGGGCATTATTGCCAATGCCATGGTATTGGCTCATATCCCAATATACTGGCAGAGTCTGGTTACAGGTCTGGTAATCATTCTGGCTATTTTGTTTTCCTACCGGGAAGAAAGAATTTAA